Proteins encoded within one genomic window of Phycisphaerae bacterium:
- a CDS encoding cysteine peptidase family C39 domain-containing protein: MRVAKHVLTLLWLVAVTPVLGESLTSLSVADLSQRLAEVESRIQDLDVRMTVTSQYAVGPAPGRYVTSVRWVFKAPFGSRFRLEQEGIKPWDRGARDTLALSGTIAFDGVDSWSLWRTGGNMDEALSAPAHGNILGGKDPAVDLGEGYRQVTFWRHGQPLSEVIQAIPGVIVEVDNVEDVGPVYRVSVPWNKKEGEDWIGPETIYLDPARGYAIVRVEEPSLDPTVLNNLLRVTALTEAEPFLWIPTQGASESRRSGQITYSWHCQVQSVKLNTNVPEELFSIDYPAGTMVSDLRTKITFKVGFNAQGADEAMEAQARAARAAVDQLAAGDKVQLPVLPSERTPIPSFAPETKKTQAELPRWLTISGLAFGLALAFVLGLTAIRVRRARPVLFCVLLAIGAAGLALSGAATYVLAKLPSTCMAVANAPDTSRVVFDCGRAVLGVLAKYYGTDWRAEDIARHTGPTPGMSLLEIRDTARAMGLHADGVKLSTIEQLQRVLSEPRSALVLATSLDQGEYQAGHFFCVVGVADEYFIAIDPPRPVHLITSEDTSSAITRGKGYALLIHP, from the coding sequence ATGAGAGTTGCAAAGCATGTTCTCACCCTACTCTGGTTGGTTGCAGTGACACCGGTTTTGGGAGAGAGCCTGACGTCGCTGAGTGTGGCCGACCTTTCGCAACGGTTGGCCGAGGTCGAGTCTCGCATTCAGGATCTCGACGTGCGCATGACCGTGACCTCCCAGTACGCTGTCGGCCCTGCTCCAGGTCGGTATGTCACCAGCGTGCGTTGGGTGTTCAAAGCTCCCTTCGGCAGCAGGTTTCGCCTGGAACAGGAGGGCATCAAACCTTGGGACCGCGGCGCCCGGGACACTCTCGCCTTGAGCGGAACCATTGCTTTTGACGGTGTTGATTCCTGGAGCTTGTGGCGGACTGGTGGCAACATGGACGAGGCGCTTTCAGCTCCCGCCCATGGCAACATCCTTGGCGGAAAAGACCCGGCGGTCGACCTTGGCGAAGGTTATCGACAAGTGACATTCTGGAGACACGGCCAACCCCTTTCAGAGGTCATACAAGCCATTCCTGGCGTGATAGTGGAGGTTGACAATGTTGAGGATGTCGGCCCGGTCTACCGTGTCTCCGTGCCGTGGAACAAAAAAGAAGGTGAAGATTGGATTGGTCCTGAAACAATCTACCTCGACCCGGCTCGCGGTTATGCCATCGTGCGCGTAGAAGAGCCTTCCCTAGACCCGACTGTTCTCAATAACCTGCTGCGGGTCACGGCGCTGACCGAGGCAGAGCCCTTCTTGTGGATACCCACTCAGGGCGCCTCTGAATCTAGGAGAAGCGGCCAGATTACGTATTCCTGGCATTGCCAAGTACAATCCGTTAAGCTGAACACCAATGTTCCAGAGGAGCTTTTCAGCATCGATTACCCTGCGGGGACGATGGTCAGCGATCTTCGGACAAAGATAACTTTCAAGGTCGGATTCAACGCGCAAGGGGCCGATGAGGCGATGGAGGCTCAAGCCAGGGCGGCGCGGGCGGCAGTTGACCAACTCGCCGCCGGCGATAAGGTGCAACTGCCCGTGCTGCCTTCGGAGCGCACGCCGATTCCTTCTTTTGCGCCGGAAACGAAGAAGACACAAGCAGAGCTTCCACGCTGGCTGACCATTTCTGGACTCGCGTTCGGGTTGGCGTTGGCATTCGTTCTGGGCTTGACGGCGATCCGTGTCCGTCGCGCCAGACCGGTACTCTTTTGCGTCCTACTGGCGATTGGTGCTGCTGGTCTCGCGCTCTCGGGGGCGGCCACCTACGTCTTGGCGAAACTCCCGTCAACCTGCATGGCAGTCGCGAACGCTCCTGATACTTCCAGAGTTGTTTTTGATTGCGGACGGGCCGTTCTCGGCGTTCTTGCAAAGTACTACGGCACGGATTGGCGCGCTGAAGATATCGCGCGCCATACGGGTCCGACGCCCGGCATGTCACTCCTTGAAATTCGAGATACCGCACGGGCGATGGGGCTTCACGCTGATGGTGTCAAGCTGAGCACCATTGAACAGTTGCAGAGAGTTCTGAGTGAGCCTCGATCGGCTCTTGTGCTTGCTACGTCACTTGACCAGGGAGAGTACCAGGCCGGGCACTTTTTCTGCGTGGTAGGAGTCGCCGATGAGTATTTCATCGCGATAGACCCTCCTCGCCCCGTCCATCTGATCACCTCGGAAGATACGTCCAGTGCCATCACCCGAGGAAAAGGATATGCACTGCTCATTCACCCATAA